In the genome of Rhodamnia argentea isolate NSW1041297 chromosome 3, ASM2092103v1, whole genome shotgun sequence, one region contains:
- the LOC115754674 gene encoding late embryogenesis abundant protein At1g64065-like isoform X14, producing the protein MAEKNQNQYQLPESNAYRRSDQESLHTMEDEEAKRKKRMKWTIGIIAFVIFQVVQALFFVLVIMKFKSPKFRVAEFDIQTLEFNQSSPSFNMSFVAPIRVKNTNWGPFKYGASTVDFTYGGFPVGQAIIPKSKANFKSTKKINVDVTLNSATLSNNSNLGSDLSSGVITLNSQGELRGKITVMFMFKKKKTSQMNCTMAISTSTKAVQSLSCN; encoded by the exons ATGGCAGAGAAGAACCAGAACCAATACCAACTACCCGAGTCGAATGCCTATCGCCGGAGCGATCAAGAATCGCTTCATACCATGGAGGATGAGGAG GCCAAACgcaagaagaggatgaagtgGACGATCGGCATCATCGCCTTCGTCATCTTTCAGGTAGTCCAAGCTCTCTTCTTCGTCCTGGTCATCATGAAGTTCAAGTCCCCCAAGTTCAGG GTCGCCGAGTTCGACATCCAAACTTTGGAGTTCAATCAGTCCTCGCCCTCATTCAACATGAGCTTCGTGGCTCCGATCCGGGTCAAGAACACCAACTGGGGTCCCTTCAAATACGGTGCTTCTACTGTCGACTTCACCTACGGAGGCTTCCCAGTGGGACAAGCGATCATTCCCAAGAGCAAGGCCAACTTCAAGTCCACCAAGAAGATCAACGTGGACGTCACTCTGAACTCTGCTACTTTGTCTAACAATTCGAACCTCGGGAGCGATTTGAGCTCTGGTGTCATAACCTTAAACAGTCAAGGCGAGCTTAGAGGGAAGATAACGGTGatgttcatgttcaagaagaagaagacctcgCAGATGAATTGCACCATGGCAATCAGCACCTCGACAAAGGCGGTACAGTCCTTGTCATGTAATTGA
- the LOC115754674 gene encoding uncharacterized protein LOC115754674 isoform X5, translating to MAEKNQNQYHPPESNGYHRNDQESLHTLDDEEAKRKKRMKWTIGIIAFVIFQVVQALFFVLVIMKFKSPKFRVGELDIQSLTVGTQASPSFDMTFVAPIQIKNTNWGPFKYGASTVNFTYGGVQVGQAIIPKNKANFKSTKKIDVPVTLSSSALPSSSNLGSELSSGIITLNSQGEIKGKITVMFMFKKTKTSQMNCTMAINTTTKAVQSLSCK from the exons ATGGCAGAGAAGAACCAGAACCAATACCACCCACCCGAATCGAACGGCTATCACCGGAACGATCAAGAATCACTTCACACCCTGGACGATGAGGAGGCCAAACgcaagaagaggatgaagtgGACGATCGGCATCATCGCCTTCGTCATCTTTCAG GTTGTCCAAGCCCTCTTCTTTGTCCTTGTCATCATGAAGTTCAAGTCCCCCAAGTTCAGGGTCGGGGAGCTCGACATCCAGTCCCTCACCGTAGGGACTCAGGCCTCACCCTCGTTCGACATGACCTTCGTCGCCCCGATCCAGATCAAGAACACCAACTGGGGCCCCTTCAAGTACGGTGCTTCTACTGTTAACTTCACCTATGGAG GTGTCCAAGTGGGACAAGCGATCATTCCCAAGAACAAGGCCAACTTCAAGTCCACCAAGAAGATCGATGTGCCTGTGACCTTGAGCTCCAGTGCTTTGCCCAGCAGTTCGAATCTCGGGAGCGAATTGAGCTCGGGGATCATAACCTTGAACAGCCAAGGCGAGATCAAAGGGAAGATAACAGTGatgttcatgttcaagaagaCGAAGACATCCCAGATGAATTGCACCATGGCTATCAATACAACGACAAAGGCGGTCCAGTCCTTGTCGTGTAAATGA
- the LOC115754674 gene encoding uncharacterized protein LOC115754674 isoform X8, with protein sequence MAEKNQNQYHPPESNGYHRNDQESLHTLDDEEAKRKKRMKWTIGIIAFVIFQVVQALFFVLVIMKFKSPKFRVSEFDIQSLTVGTQASPSFDMTFVAPIRIKNTNWGPFKYGASTVNFTYGGVQVGQAIIPKNKANFKSTKKIDVPVTLSSSALPSSSNLGSELSSGIITLNSQGEIKGKITVMFMFKKTKTSQMNCTMAINTTTKAVQSLSCK encoded by the exons ATGGCAGAGAAGAACCAGAACCAATACCACCCACCCGAATCGAACGGCTATCACCGGAACGATCAAGAATCACTTCACACCCTGGACGATGAGGAGGCCAAACgcaagaagaggatgaagtgGACGATCGGCATCATCGCCTTCGTCATCTTTCAG GTTGTCCAAGCCCTCTTCTTTGTCCTCGTCATCATGAAGTTCAAGTCCCCCAAGTTCAGGGTTAGTGAGTTTGACATCCAGTCCCTCACCGTAGGGACTCAGGCCTCACCCTCGTTCGACATGACCTTCGTCGCCCCGATCCGGATCAAGAACACCAACTGGGGTCCCTTCAAGTACGGTGCTTCTACTGTTAACTTCACCTATGGAG GTGTCCAAGTGGGACAAGCGATCATTCCCAAGAACAAGGCCAACTTCAAGTCCACCAAGAAGATCGATGTGCCTGTGACCTTGAGCTCCAGTGCTTTGCCCAGCAGTTCGAATCTCGGGAGCGAATTGAGCTCGGGGATCATAACCTTGAACAGCCAAGGCGAGATCAAAGGGAAGATAACAGTGatgttcatgttcaagaagaCGAAGACATCCCAGATGAATTGCACCATGGCTATCAATACAACGACAAAGGCGGTCCAGTCCTTGTCGTGTAAATGA
- the LOC115754674 gene encoding late embryogenesis abundant protein At1g64065-like isoform X12, protein MAEKNQNQYHPPESNGYHRNDQESLHTLDDEEAKRKKRMKWTIGIIAFVIFQVVQALFFVLVIMKFKSPKFRVAEFDIQTLEFNQSSPSFNMSFVAPIRVKNTNWGPFKYGASTVDFTYGGFPVGQAIIPKSKANFKSTKKINVDVTLNSATLSNNSNLGSDLSSGVITLNSQGELRGKITVMFMFKKKKTSQMNCTMAISTSTKAVQSLSCN, encoded by the exons ATGGCAGAGAAGAACCAGAACCAATACCACCCACCCGAATCGAACGGCTATCACCGGAACGATCAAGAATCACTTCACACCCTGGACGATGAGGAGGCCAAACgcaagaagaggatgaagtgGACGATCGGCATCATCGCCTTCGTCATCTTTCAGGTAGTCCAAGCTCTCTTCTTCGTCCTGGTCATCATGAAGTTCAAGTCCCCCAAGTTCAGG GTCGCCGAGTTCGACATCCAAACTTTGGAGTTCAATCAGTCCTCGCCCTCATTCAACATGAGCTTCGTGGCTCCGATCCGGGTCAAGAACACCAACTGGGGTCCCTTCAAATACGGTGCTTCTACTGTCGACTTCACCTACGGAGGCTTCCCAGTGGGACAAGCGATCATTCCCAAGAGCAAGGCCAACTTCAAGTCCACCAAGAAGATCAACGTGGACGTCACTCTGAACTCTGCTACTTTGTCTAACAATTCGAACCTCGGGAGCGATTTGAGCTCTGGTGTCATAACCTTAAACAGTCAAGGCGAGCTTAGAGGGAAGATAACGGTGatgttcatgttcaagaagaagaagacctcgCAGATGAATTGCACCATGGCAATCAGCACCTCGACAAAGGCGGTACAGTCCTTGTCATGTAATTGA
- the LOC115754674 gene encoding late embryogenesis abundant protein At1g64065-like isoform X13: MAEKNQNQYHPPESNGYHRNDQESLHTLDDEEAKRKKRMKWTIGIIAFVIFQVVQALFFVLVIMKFKSPKFRVAEFDIQTLEFNQSSPSFNMSFVAPIRVKNTNWGPFKYGASTVDFTYGGFPVGQAIIPKSKANFKSTKKINVDVTLNSATLSNNSNLGSDLSSGVITLNSQGELRGKITVMFMFKKKKTSQMNCTMAISTSTKAVQSLSCN; encoded by the exons ATGGCAGAGAAGAACCAGAACCAATACCACCCACCCGAATCGAACGGCTATCACCGGAACGATCAAGAATCACTTCACACCCTGGACGATGAGGAGGCCAAACgcaagaagaggatgaagtgGACGATCGGCATCATCGCCTTCGTCATCTTTCAGGTAGTCCAA GCTCTCTTCTTCGTGCTGGTCATTATGAAGTTCAAGTCCCCCAAGTTCAGGGTCGCCGAGTTCGACATCCAAACTTTGGAGTTCAATCAGTCCTCGCCCTCATTCAACATGAGCTTCGTGGCTCCGATCCGGGTCAAGAACACCAACTGGGGTCCCTTCAAATACGGTGCTTCTACTGTCGACTTCACCTACGGAGGCTTCCCAGTGGGACAAGCGATCATTCCCAAGAGCAAGGCCAACTTCAAGTCCACCAAGAAGATCAACGTGGACGTCACTCTGAACTCTGCTACTTTGTCTAACAATTCGAACCTCGGGAGCGATTTGAGCTCTGGTGTCATAACCTTAAACAGTCAAGGCGAGCTTAGAGGGAAGATAACGGTGatgttcatgttcaagaagaagaagacctcgCAGATGAATTGCACCATGGCAATCAGCACCTCGACAAAGGCGGTACAGTCCTTGTCATGTAATTGA
- the LOC115754674 gene encoding uncharacterized protein LOC115754674 isoform X3: protein MAEKNQNQYQLPKSNAYRRSDQESLHTMEDEEAKRKKRMKWTIGIIAFVIFQVVQALFFVLVIMKFKSPKFRVGELDIQSLTVGTQASPSFDMTFVAPIQIKNTNWGPFKYGASTVNFTYGGVQVGQAIIPKSKANFKSTKKIDVPVTLSSSALPSSSNLGSELSSGIITLNSQGEIKGKITVMFMFKKTKTSQMNCTMAINTTTKAVQSLSCK, encoded by the exons ATGGCAGAGAAGAACCAGAACCAATACCAACTACCCAAGTCAAATGCCTATCGCCGGAGCGATCAAGAATCGCTTCATACCATGGAGGATGAGGAG GCGAAGCgcaagaagaggatgaagtgGACGATCGGCATCATCGCCTTCGTCATCTTTCAG GTTGTCCAAGCCCTCTTCTTTGTCCTTGTCATCATGAAGTTCAAGTCCCCCAAGTTCAGGGTCGGGGAGCTCGACATCCAGTCCCTCACCGTAGGGACTCAGGCCTCACCCTCGTTCGACATGACCTTCGTCGCCCCGATCCAGATCAAGAACACCAACTGGGGCCCCTTCAAGTACGGTGCTTCTACTGTTAACTTCACCTATGGAGGTGTCCAAGTAGGACAAGCGATCATTCCCAAGAGCAAG GCCAACTTCAAGTCCACCAAGAAGATCGATGTGCCTGTGACCTTGAGCTCCAGTGCTTTGCCCAGCAGTTCGAATCTCGGGAGCGAATTGAGCTCGGGGATCATAACCTTGAACAGCCAAGGCGAGATCAAAGGGAAGATAACAGTGatgttcatgttcaagaagaCGAAGACATCCCAGATGAATTGCACCATGGCTATCAATACAACGACAAAGGCGGTCCAGTCCTTGTCGTGTAAATGA
- the LOC115754674 gene encoding uncharacterized protein LOC115754674 isoform X2 — protein MAEKNQNQYQLPKSNAYRRSDQESLHTMEDEEAKRKKRMKWTIGIIAFVIFQVVQALFFVLVIMKFKSPKFRVGELDIQSLTVGTQASPSFDMTFVAPIQIKNTNWGPFKYGASTVNFTYGGVQVGQAIIPKSKANFKSTKKIDADVTLSSANLPSYSALGSELSSGVITLNSQGELKGKVTVMFMFKKNKTSQMNCTMAINTATKAVQSLTCK, from the exons ATGGCAGAGAAGAACCAGAACCAATACCAACTACCCAAGTCAAATGCCTATCGCCGGAGCGATCAAGAATCGCTTCATACCATGGAGGATGAGGAG GCGAAGCgcaagaagaggatgaagtgGACGATCGGCATCATCGCCTTCGTCATCTTTCAG GTTGTCCAAGCCCTCTTCTTTGTCCTTGTCATCATGAAGTTCAAGTCCCCCAAGTTCAGGGTCGGGGAGCTCGACATCCAGTCCCTCACCGTAGGGACTCAGGCCTCACCCTCGTTCGACATGACCTTCGTCGCCCCGATCCAGATCAAGAACACCAACTGGGGCCCCTTCAAGTACGGTGCTTCTACTGTTAACTTCACCTATGGAGGTGTCCAAGTAGGACAAGCGATCATTCCCAAGAGCAAGGCCAACTTCAAGTCCACCAAGAAGATCGACGCAGATGTGACCTTGAGCTCTGCAAACTTGCCGAGCTATTCAGCTCTTGGGAGCGAGTTGAGCTCGGGGGTCATAACGTTGAACAGCCAAGGCGAGCTCAAAGGGAAGGTGACggtcatgttcatgttcaagaagaacAAGACCTCGCAAATGAACTGCACCATGGCCATCAATACAGCAACCAAGGCAGTCCAGTCCTTGACATGTAAATGA
- the LOC115754674 gene encoding uncharacterized protein LOC115754674 isoform X6 has product MAEKNQNQYQLPKSNAYRRSDQESLHTMEDEEAKRKKRMKWTIGIIAFVIFQVVQALFFVLVIMKFKSPKFRVSEFDIQSLTVGTQASPSFDMTFVAPIRIKNTNWGPFKYGASTVNFTYGGVQVGQAIIPKSKANFKSTKKIDVPVTLSSSALPSSSNLGSELSSGIITLNSQGEIKGKITVMFMFKKTKTSQMNCTMAINTTTKAVQSLSCK; this is encoded by the exons ATGGCAGAGAAGAACCAGAACCAATACCAACTACCCAAGTCAAATGCCTATCGCCGGAGCGATCAAGAATCGCTTCATACCATGGAGGATGAGGAG GCGAAGCgcaagaagaggatgaagtgGACGATCGGCATCATCGCCTTCGTCATCTTTCAG GTTGTCCAAGCCCTCTTCTTTGTCCTCGTCATCATGAAGTTCAAGTCCCCCAAGTTCAGGGTTAGTGAGTTTGACATCCAGTCCCTCACCGTAGGGACTCAGGCCTCACCCTCGTTCGACATGACCTTCGTCGCCCCGATCCGGATCAAGAACACCAACTGGGGTCCCTTCAAGTACGGTGCTTCTACTGTTAACTTCACCTATGGAGGTGTCCAAGTTGGACAAGCGATCATACCCAAGAGCAAG GCCAACTTCAAGTCCACCAAGAAGATCGATGTGCCTGTGACCTTGAGCTCCAGTGCTTTGCCCAGCAGTTCGAATCTCGGGAGCGAATTGAGCTCGGGGATCATAACCTTGAACAGCCAAGGCGAGATCAAAGGGAAGATAACAGTGatgttcatgttcaagaagaCGAAGACATCCCAGATGAATTGCACCATGGCTATCAATACAACGACAAAGGCGGTCCAGTCCTTGTCGTGTAAATGA
- the LOC115754674 gene encoding uncharacterized protein LOC115754674 isoform X4, which translates to MAEKNQNQYQLPKSNAYRRSDQESLHTMEDEEAKRKKRMKWTIGIIAFVIFQVVQALFFVLVIMKFKSPKFRVGELDIQSLTVGTQASPSFDMTFVAPIQIKNTNWGPFKYGASTVNFTYGGVQVGQAIIPKNKANFKSTKKIDVPVTLSSSALPSSSNLGSELSSGIITLNSQGEIKGKITVMFMFKKTKTSQMNCTMAINTTTKAVQSLSCK; encoded by the exons ATGGCAGAGAAGAACCAGAACCAATACCAACTACCCAAGTCAAATGCCTATCGCCGGAGCGATCAAGAATCGCTTCATACCATGGAGGATGAGGAGGCAAAGCGTAAGAAGAGGATGAAGTGGACAATCGGCATCATCGCCTTCGTCATCTTTCAG GTTGTCCAAGCCCTCTTCTTTGTCCTTGTCATCATGAAGTTCAAGTCCCCCAAGTTCAGGGTCGGGGAGCTCGACATCCAGTCCCTCACCGTAGGGACTCAGGCCTCACCCTCGTTCGACATGACCTTCGTCGCCCCGATCCAGATCAAGAACACCAACTGGGGCCCCTTCAAGTACGGTGCTTCTACTGTTAACTTCACCTATGGAG GTGTCCAAGTGGGACAAGCGATCATTCCCAAGAACAAGGCCAACTTCAAGTCCACCAAGAAGATCGATGTGCCTGTGACCTTGAGCTCCAGTGCTTTGCCCAGCAGTTCGAATCTCGGGAGCGAATTGAGCTCGGGGATCATAACCTTGAACAGCCAAGGCGAGATCAAAGGGAAGATAACAGTGatgttcatgttcaagaagaCGAAGACATCCCAGATGAATTGCACCATGGCTATCAATACAACGACAAAGGCGGTCCAGTCCTTGTCGTGTAAATGA
- the LOC115754674 gene encoding uncharacterized protein LOC115754674 isoform X1, with translation MAEKNQNQYQLPKSNAYRRSDQESLHTMEDEEAKRKKRMKWTIGIIAFVIFQVVQALFFVLVIMKFKSPKFRVAEFDIQSLTIGTQASPSFDMSFVAPIRIKNTNWGPFKYGASTVNFTYGGVQVGQAIIPKNKANFKSTKKIDVPVTLSSSALPSSSNLGSELSSGIITLNSQGEIKGKITVMFMFKKTKTSQMNCTMAINTTTKAVQSLSCK, from the exons ATGGCAGAGAAGAACCAGAACCAATACCAACTACCCAAGTCAAATGCCTATCGCCGGAGCGATCAAGAATCGCTTCATACCATGGAGGATGAGGAG GCGAAGCgcaagaagaggatgaagtgGACGATCGGCATCATCGCCTTCGTCATCTTTCAGGTAGTGCAGGCTCTCTTCTTCGTGCTGGTCATTATGAAGTTCAAGTCCCCCAAGTTCAGGGTCGCCGAGTTCGAC ATCCAGTCCCTCACCATAGGGACTCAG GCCTCGCCCTCATTCGACATGAGCTTCGTCGCCCCGATCCGGATCAAGAACACCAACTGGGGTCCCTTCAAGTACGGTGCTTCTACCGTCAACTTCACCTACGGAGGTGTCCAAGTGGGACAAGCGATCATTCCCAAGAACAAGGCCAACTTCAAGTCCACCAAGAAGATCGATGTGCCTGTGACCTTGAGCTCCAGTGCTTTGCCCAGCAGTTCGAATCTCGGGAGCGAATTGAGCTCGGGGATCATAACCTTGAACAGCCAAGGCGAGATCAAAGGGAAGATAACAGTGatgttcatgttcaagaagaCGAAGACATCCCAGATGAATTGCACCATGGCTATCAATACAACGACAAAGGCGGTCCAGTCCTTGTCGTGTAAATGA
- the LOC115754674 gene encoding uncharacterized protein LOC115754674 isoform X10 — translation MAEKNQNQYQLPKSNAYRRSDQESLHTMEDEEAKRKKRMKWTIGIIAFVIFQVVQALFFVLVIMKFKSPKFRVSEFDIQSLTVGTQASPSFDMTFVAPIRIKNTNWGPFKYGASTVNFTYGGVQVGQAIIPKSKANFKSTKKIDVPVTLSSSALPSSSNLGSELSSGIITLNSQGEIKGKITVMFMFKKTKTSQMNCTMAINTTTKAVQSLSCK, via the exons ATGGCAGAGAAGAACCAGAACCAATACCAACTACCCAAGTCAAATGCCTATCGCCGGAGCGATCAAGAATCGCTTCATACCATGGAGGATGAGGAG GCGAAGCgcaagaagaggatgaagtgGACGATCGGCATCATCGCCTTCGTCATCTTTCAG GTTGTCCAAGCCCTCTTCTTTGTCCTCGTCATCATGAAGTTCAAGTCCCCCAAGTTCAGGGTTAGTGAGTTTGACATCCAGTCCCTCACCGTAGGGACTCAGGCCTCACCCTCGTTCGACATGACCTTCGTCGCCCCGATCCGGATCAAGAACACCAACTGGGGTCCCTTCAAGTACGGTGCTTCTACTGTTAACTTCACCTATGGAGGTGTCCAAGTTGGACAAGCGATCATACCCAAGAGCAAGGCCAACTTCAAATCCACCAAGAAG ATCGATGTGCCTGTGACCTTGAGCTCCAGTGCTTTGCCCAGCAGTTCGAATCTCGGGAGCGAATTGAGCTCGGGGATCATAACCTTGAACAGCCAAGGCGAGATCAAAGGGAAGATAACAGTGatgttcatgttcaagaagaCGAAGACATCCCAGATGAATTGCACCATGGCTATCAATACAACGACAAAGGCGGTCCAGTCCTTGTCGTGTAAATGA
- the LOC115754674 gene encoding uncharacterized protein LOC115754674 isoform X11, which produces MAEKNQNQYQLPKSNAYRRSDQESLHTMEDEEAKRKKRMKWTIGIIAFVIFQVVQALFFVLVIMKFKSPKFRVGELDIQSLTVGTQASPSFDMTFVAPIQIKNTNWGPFKYGASTVNFTYGGVQVGQAIIPKSKANFKSTKKIDVPVTLSSSALPSSSNLGSELSSGIITLNSQGEIKGKITVMFMFKKTKTSQMNCTMAINTTTKAVQSLSCK; this is translated from the exons ATGGCAGAGAAGAACCAGAACCAATACCAACTACCCAAGTCAAATGCCTATCGCCGGAGCGATCAAGAATCGCTTCATACCATGGAGGATGAGGAG GCGAAGCgcaagaagaggatgaagtgGACGATCGGCATCATCGCCTTCGTCATCTTTCAG GTTGTCCAAGCCCTCTTCTTTGTCCTTGTCATCATGAAGTTCAAGTCCCCCAAGTTCAGGGTCGGGGAGCTCGACATCCAGTCCCTCACCGTAGGGACTCAGGCCTCACCCTCGTTCGACATGACCTTCGTCGCCCCGATCCAGATCAAGAACACCAACTGGGGCCCCTTCAAGTACGGTGCTTCTACTGTTAACTTCACCTATGGAGGTGTCCAAGTAGGACAAGCGATCATTCCCAAGAGCAAGGCCAACTTCAAGTCCACCAAGAAG ATCGATGTGCCTGTGACCTTGAGCTCCAGTGCTTTGCCCAGCAGTTCGAATCTCGGGAGCGAATTGAGCTCGGGGATCATAACCTTGAACAGCCAAGGCGAGATCAAAGGGAAGATAACAGTGatgttcatgttcaagaagaCGAAGACATCCCAGATGAATTGCACCATGGCTATCAATACAACGACAAAGGCGGTCCAGTCCTTGTCGTGTAAATGA
- the LOC115754674 gene encoding uncharacterized protein LOC115754674 isoform X9: MAEKNQNQYQLPKSNAYRRSDQESLHTMEDEEAKRKKRMKWTIGIIAFVIFQVVQALFFVLVIMKFKSPKFRVSEFDIQSLTVGTQASPSFDMTFVAPIRIKNTNWGPFKYGASTVNFTYGGVQVGQAIIPKSKANFKSTKKINANVTLNSANLPSDSTLRSELSSGVITLNSQGELKGKVTVMFMFKKKKTSQMNCTMAINTATKAVQSLSCK, encoded by the exons ATGGCAGAGAAGAACCAGAACCAATACCAACTACCCAAGTCAAATGCCTATCGCCGGAGCGATCAAGAATCGCTTCATACCATGGAGGATGAGGAG GCGAAGCgcaagaagaggatgaagtgGACGATCGGCATCATCGCCTTCGTCATCTTTCAG GTTGTCCAAGCCCTCTTCTTTGTCCTCGTCATCATGAAGTTCAAGTCCCCCAAGTTCAGGGTTAGTGAGTTTGACATCCAGTCCCTCACCGTAGGGACTCAGGCCTCACCCTCGTTCGACATGACCTTCGTCGCCCCGATCCGGATCAAGAACACCAACTGGGGTCCCTTCAAGTACGGTGCTTCTACTGTTAACTTCACCTATGGAGGTGTCCAAGTTGGACAAGCGATCATACCCAAGAGCAAGGCCAACTTCAAATCCACCAAGAAGATCAACGCTAATGTGACCTTGAACTCTGCGAACTTGCCGAGCGATTCGACTCTCAGGAGCGAGCTGAGCTCGGGAGTCATAACGTTGAACAGCCAAGGCGAGCTCAAAGGGAAGGTGACCgtcatgttcatgttcaagaagaagaagacctccCAAATGAATTGCACCATGGCCATCAATACAGCAACCAAGGCAGTCCAGTCCTTGTCGTGCAAATGA
- the LOC115754674 gene encoding uncharacterized protein LOC115754674 isoform X7, with translation MAEKNQNQYQLPKSNAYRRSDQESLHTMEDEEAKRKKRMKWTIGIIAFVIFQVVQALFFVLVIMKFKSPKFRVSEFDIQSLTVGTQASPSFDMTFVAPIRIKNTNWGPFKYGASTVNFTYGGVQVGQAIIPKNKANFKSTKKIDVPVTLSSSALPSSSNLGSELSSGIITLNSQGEIKGKITVMFMFKKTKTSQMNCTMAINTTTKAVQSLSCK, from the exons ATGGCAGAGAAGAACCAGAACCAATACCAACTACCCAAGTCAAATGCCTATCGCCGGAGCGATCAAGAATCGCTTCATACCATGGAGGATGAGGAGGCAAAGCGTAAGAAGAGGATGAAGTGGACAATCGGCATCATCGCCTTCGTCATCTTTCAG GTTGTCCAAGCCCTCTTCTTTGTCCTCGTCATCATGAAGTTCAAGTCCCCCAAGTTCAGGGTTAGTGAGTTTGACATCCAGTCCCTCACCGTAGGGACTCAGGCCTCACCCTCGTTCGACATGACCTTCGTCGCCCCGATCCGGATCAAGAACACCAACTGGGGTCCCTTCAAGTACGGTGCTTCTACTGTTAACTTCACCTATGGAG GTGTCCAAGTGGGACAAGCGATCATTCCCAAGAACAAGGCCAACTTCAAGTCCACCAAGAAGATCGATGTGCCTGTGACCTTGAGCTCCAGTGCTTTGCCCAGCAGTTCGAATCTCGGGAGCGAATTGAGCTCGGGGATCATAACCTTGAACAGCCAAGGCGAGATCAAAGGGAAGATAACAGTGatgttcatgttcaagaagaCGAAGACATCCCAGATGAATTGCACCATGGCTATCAATACAACGACAAAGGCGGTCCAGTCCTTGTCGTGTAAATGA
- the LOC115754674 gene encoding uncharacterized protein LOC115754674 isoform X15, translated as MAEPNHNRRIDEETLLTMEEAKRKKRMKWTIGIIAFVIFQVVQALFFVLVIMKFKSPKFRVAEFDIQSLTIGTQASPSFDMSFVAPIRIKNTNWGPFKYGASTVNFTYGGVQVGQAIIPKNKANFKSTKKIDVPVTLSSSALPSSSNLGSELSSGIITLNSQGEIKGKITVMFMFKKTKTSQMNCTMAINTTTKAVQSLSCK; from the exons ATGGCGGAACCCAACCACAACCGCAGGATCGACGAAGAGACGTTGCTAACGATGGAGGAGGCGAAGCgcaagaagaggatgaagtgGACGATCGGCATCATCGCCTTCGTCATCTTTCAGGTAGTGCAGGCTCTCTTCTTCGTGCTGGTCATTATGAAGTTCAAGTCCCCCAAGTTCAGGGTCGCCGAGTTCGAC ATCCAGTCCCTCACCATAGGGACTCAG GCCTCGCCCTCATTCGACATGAGCTTCGTCGCCCCGATCCGGATCAAGAACACCAACTGGGGTCCCTTCAAGTACGGTGCTTCTACCGTCAACTTCACCTACGGAGGTGTCCAAGTGGGACAAGCGATCATTCCCAAGAACAAGGCCAACTTCAAGTCCACCAAGAAGATCGATGTGCCTGTGACCTTGAGCTCCAGTGCTTTGCCCAGCAGTTCGAATCTCGGGAGCGAATTGAGCTCGGGGATCATAACCTTGAACAGCCAAGGCGAGATCAAAGGGAAGATAACAGTGatgttcatgttcaagaagaCGAAGACATCCCAGATGAATTGCACCATGGCTATCAATACAACGACAAAGGCGGTCCAGTCCTTGTCGTGTAAATGA